The Acetivibrio saccincola genome window below encodes:
- the flgL gene encoding flagellar hook-associated protein FlgL, producing the protein MRVTNRMLINNMINNIGANLRRMEKYQNRLATGKKINVPSDDPVVAARALKLRTDVSRLEQYDRNVKDAMSWMEITESALANITDILHRARVLAVQGANGTQTPDDTQKIAEEVKQLKHQLIQVANSTYSGRYIFSGFKTDQKLLDEDGNFVIDVNNDVEKIVYEVDIGDDIHINLTGGNVFNSGADAAAGSTPTMLELFNNFITALEAGDHSTVGGFIDDIDGHMDNIARVRADVGARYNRLELTENRLSKNIYNFTKLMSENEDIDQAENIMLLKSEENVYRASLAGGARIIQPTLMDFLR; encoded by the coding sequence ATGAGAGTTACAAACAGAATGCTTATAAATAATATGATAAACAATATAGGTGCAAACCTTAGGAGAATGGAAAAATACCAAAACCGCCTTGCTACAGGGAAGAAAATAAATGTTCCTTCAGATGACCCTGTTGTTGCGGCAAGGGCCTTAAAGCTCAGGACAGATGTATCACGATTGGAGCAGTACGACAGAAACGTAAAGGATGCCATGTCCTGGATGGAGATAACGGAGTCTGCGTTGGCTAATATCACCGATATACTGCACAGGGCAAGGGTGTTGGCAGTCCAGGGGGCAAATGGAACCCAAACCCCGGATGATACTCAAAAAATAGCAGAAGAGGTTAAGCAATTAAAGCATCAGTTAATTCAAGTTGCAAATTCTACATATTCAGGAAGATATATTTTTTCCGGGTTTAAAACTGATCAAAAACTTTTGGATGAAGATGGCAATTTTGTAATTGATGTAAATAATGATGTTGAAAAAATAGTGTATGAAGTTGATATAGGAGACGATATTCATATAAATTTAACAGGCGGTAATGTTTTTAACAGTGGGGCAGATGCAGCAGCCGGAAGTACTCCCACTATGTTAGAGCTTTTTAATAATTTTATTACGGCACTGGAAGCCGGTGACCACAGTACAGTAGGCGGGTTTATTGACGATATAGATGGACATATGGATAATATTGCAAGGGTGCGTGCTGACGTTGGTGCCAGATACAACAGGCTTGAACTTACAGAAAACAGGCTCAGTAAAAATATTTATAACTTTACAAAACTTATGAGTGAAAATGAAGACATAGACCAGGCTGAAAACATTATGCTTCTAAAGAGTGAGGAAAATGTGTACAGGGCATCTTTAGCAGGTGGTGCAAGAATAATTCAACCAACTTTAATGGACTTTTTAAGGTAG
- a CDS encoding glycosyltransferase family protein codes for MKKVVAIIQARMGSTRLPGKVMKNLCGKTVLAHDIERVRQSKYIDEIVIATTKFKEDDIILREALENGAKVYRGSEDDVLRRYYEAAKENKADVIVRITSDCPLIDPFIVDEVIKVYLNSNYDLVTNAGIYPENRTYPRGLDVEVFSFDILKKAFQEAKEMYQREHVTPFIYENSKNIYYYKNDIDYSKYRWTLDTEEDYKLIEIIYKSFIKESIIFILMIF; via the coding sequence ATGAAAAAAGTAGTTGCAATAATACAAGCAAGAATGGGTTCTACAAGGCTGCCGGGAAAGGTAATGAAAAATCTATGTGGCAAGACGGTGCTTGCTCATGATATAGAAAGAGTGAGGCAGTCTAAATATATTGATGAGATTGTTATAGCTACCACAAAATTTAAAGAAGATGATATTATTTTAAGGGAAGCTTTAGAAAATGGAGCTAAAGTATATAGAGGCAGTGAAGATGATGTGCTTAGAAGATATTATGAAGCAGCAAAAGAAAATAAAGCTGATGTAATTGTAAGAATTACTTCTGATTGTCCATTAATTGATCCTTTTATAGTTGATGAAGTTATAAAGGTTTATTTAAATAGCAATTATGATTTAGTAACTAATGCAGGTATTTATCCGGAAAACAGAACCTATCCAAGAGGATTGGATGTAGAGGTTTTTTCTTTTGATATATTAAAAAAAGCTTTTCAAGAAGCAAAAGAAATGTATCAGAGGGAGCATGTAACTCCATTTATATATGAAAACAGTAAAAATATATACTATTACAAAAACGATATAGATTATTCAAAATACCGGTGGACTTTAGATACAGAGGAGGATTATAAGCTTATAGAAATAATATATAAAAGCTTTATAAAAGAAAGCATAATTTTTATTTTAATGATATTTTAA
- the csrA gene encoding carbon storage regulator CsrA yields MLVLTRKRNESIVVGDNIEITVVDIQGDQVRIGINAPKSVSIHRKEIYLEIQAENKKAADVKKVNLKDLLKNE; encoded by the coding sequence GTGCTGGTGTTGACACGGAAGAGAAACGAGTCTATAGTGGTAGGCGATAATATAGAAATTACAGTTGTTGATATACAAGGGGATCAGGTACGTATAGGTATCAATGCCCCTAAAAGTGTTTCAATTCACAGAAAAGAAATTTACCTTGAAATCCAGGCTGAAAACAAAAAGGCGGCAGATGTAAAGAAAGTGAATCTAAAGGATTTATTAAAGAACGAATAG
- a CDS encoding motility associated factor glycosyltransferase family protein, translating into MYNIERETEKVFEKADKSASALILFGMGAGYYFPYIKKNFPHLKHLVIVEPNLEFFREMLKFIDFRELNSNIKSVMLLINKSPEEAVEFLIGEFKKYLNLGVEIVSNISYRTIYEGYFEFLHKKIIENLRNTIVNTATLKFISNRDTINFFNNIHNKTLEFEKIASIFKDRPAILVSAGPSLNKNMHLLKDLKDKAIIVAVGSAIKILHNNGIVPHFRVAIDGGENEMKIFEGIDTSNSILLYSNSIYHEILPEYRGPKVSFHLNTMPLEKYLRTKVEENLITIRSGFSVANVAFDLLCKSGCSKIIIIGQDLCYTGGKNYAKGSWNNDDINLNKKGYIKTFDIFGNEVYTTRPYLGMKNLFERLYKFYSSVPVVNATEGGLNIEGFVNSTLDSETKLLNKIENIQSEIEEINERYNCEGGIAFEKYRDIFSEMIMDFNEVLRISENVIRRIKKLQRYKEKNIAKERTLRELEEINDLGKTYAESEVSLKVILPALHQIIESYGIVYGYRGKDDKKRIDSLEKVSLLVITEIYEYAELIKECLKLNLQHERCVINYKTVSQ; encoded by the coding sequence ATGTATAATATTGAAAGGGAGACTGAAAAAGTTTTTGAAAAGGCAGATAAAAGTGCTAGTGCATTAATTTTATTTGGAATGGGTGCAGGATATTATTTTCCGTATATAAAAAAGAATTTTCCACATTTAAAGCACCTTGTTATTGTCGAGCCAAATCTTGAGTTTTTCAGGGAGATGTTAAAATTTATCGATTTTAGGGAATTAAACTCTAACATAAAAAGTGTTATGCTTTTAATTAATAAAAGTCCTGAGGAAGCTGTTGAATTTTTAATTGGGGAGTTTAAAAAGTATTTGAATTTAGGAGTTGAAATTGTATCAAATATTTCATACAGAACTATTTATGAGGGATATTTTGAATTTTTGCATAAAAAAATTATAGAGAACCTTCGTAACACAATTGTTAACACAGCCACTTTAAAATTTATTAGCAACAGAGATACAATAAATTTCTTTAACAATATTCACAACAAAACCCTTGAATTTGAAAAGATAGCTTCTATATTTAAGGACAGACCAGCAATTCTTGTTTCAGCAGGACCTTCTTTGAATAAAAATATGCATTTATTAAAAGATTTAAAAGACAAAGCTATAATTGTGGCAGTAGGAAGTGCTATAAAAATACTTCACAATAATGGGATAGTACCTCATTTTAGAGTGGCTATTGACGGTGGAGAAAATGAAATGAAAATTTTTGAAGGCATTGATACTTCTAATTCTATTTTATTATATTCTAATTCAATATATCATGAAATATTGCCAGAATATAGAGGACCTAAAGTTAGTTTTCATCTAAATACTATGCCATTAGAAAAATATTTAAGAACAAAAGTAGAGGAAAATTTAATTACAATAAGAAGTGGATTTTCTGTTGCAAATGTTGCATTTGACTTATTGTGTAAATCAGGATGTTCTAAAATTATTATAATAGGGCAGGATTTATGTTATACAGGAGGAAAAAACTATGCAAAAGGTTCTTGGAATAATGATGATATTAATTTAAATAAAAAGGGTTATATAAAAACCTTTGATATATTTGGTAATGAAGTTTATACTACCAGACCATACCTTGGAATGAAGAATCTTTTTGAGAGGCTCTATAAGTTTTATAGTTCCGTTCCAGTTGTAAATGCAACAGAAGGAGGATTAAATATTGAGGGTTTTGTTAATTCAACTTTAGATAGCGAAACAAAATTATTAAATAAAATAGAAAACATCCAATCTGAAATTGAAGAGATAAACGAGAGGTACAATTGTGAAGGGGGCATAGCTTTTGAAAAATATAGAGATATTTTTAGTGAAATGATTATGGATTTTAATGAAGTATTAAGAATAAGTGAGAATGTTATAAGAAGAATTAAAAAATTACAAAGATATAAGGAAAAAAATATAGCTAAGGAAAGAACATTAAGAGAATTAGAAGAAATAAATGATCTTGGGAAAACTTATGCTGAGAGTGAAGTTTCTTTGAAAGTGATTTTACCGGCACTTCATCAAATAATTGAGTCTTATGGCATTGTATATGGGTATCGCGGAAAAGATGATAAAAAAAGAATAGATTCATTGGAAAAAGTTAGTCTATTAGTTATTACAGAAATATATGAATATGCAGAGTTAATAAAGGAATGTTTGAAATTAAATTTACAGCATGAAAGGTGTGTAATTAATTACAAAACAGTTTCTCAGTAG
- the pseI gene encoding pseudaminic acid synthase → MIEPIKIKNRYIGKNCPVYIIAEMSANHAGDINRAIEIIHAAKESGADCIKIQTYTPDTMTIDSKKDYFKIKSGTWEGENLYNLYQKAYTPWEWQKQLKEEAEKVGLDFLSTPFDFTAVDFLEDLGVDFYKIASFELVDIPLIKYVASKGKPIIMSTGMGTLGEIEEAVKAVRQAGNKNLCLLKCSSAYPAVSDDMNLVTIKHLEKTFGVPAGLSDHSLGSVGAIAAVAMGAKIIEKHFCISREIENPDASFSMEPSEFKKMVEDIRAAEKAIGKVCYDISEREKASQVFRRSIFVVENIKEGEIFTEKNIRVIRPGYGLSPKYYEDIIGKKASKDIEKGEPLCWNMVD, encoded by the coding sequence ATGATAGAACCAATAAAAATAAAGAACAGATACATAGGAAAAAACTGTCCAGTTTATATTATTGCTGAAATGTCTGCTAATCATGCGGGAGATATAAATAGGGCTATAGAAATTATTCATGCTGCCAAAGAGAGTGGAGCAGATTGTATTAAGATACAGACTTATACTCCGGATACAATGACAATAGATTCTAAAAAAGATTATTTTAAAATAAAAAGTGGAACATGGGAAGGGGAAAATTTGTATAACCTTTATCAAAAAGCATACACTCCTTGGGAATGGCAAAAACAGCTTAAAGAGGAAGCTGAAAAAGTAGGACTTGATTTTCTTTCAACTCCTTTTGATTTTACAGCTGTGGATTTTTTAGAAGATTTGGGAGTGGATTTTTACAAAATTGCATCTTTTGAACTTGTAGATATACCTTTAATAAAATATGTAGCTTCAAAAGGAAAGCCTATTATAATGTCTACTGGCATGGGAACATTAGGAGAAATTGAAGAGGCAGTTAAAGCTGTAAGGCAAGCAGGCAATAAAAATTTATGTTTGCTTAAATGTTCCAGTGCTTATCCAGCAGTTTCAGATGATATGAATCTTGTGACGATAAAACATTTAGAAAAAACATTTGGTGTTCCTGCAGGCTTATCAGATCATTCATTGGGCTCTGTTGGGGCAATTGCAGCTGTAGCAATGGGAGCTAAAATAATCGAGAAACATTTCTGTATAAGTAGGGAAATAGAGAATCCTGATGCATCATTTTCTATGGAGCCAAGTGAATTTAAAAAAATGGTTGAAGATATACGAGCGGCAGAAAAGGCTATAGGTAAGGTATGTTATGATATTTCGGAAAGGGAAAAAGCCAGTCAAGTATTTAGAAGATCTATATTTGTTGTTGAGAATATAAAAGAAGGAGAAATTTTTACTGAAAAGAATATTAGAGTTATACGGCCTGGTTATGGTCTTTCTCCAAAGTATTATGAAGATATTATTGGTAAAAAGGCATCAAAGGATATTGAAAAGGGTGAACCACTTTGCTGGAATATGGTTGACTAA
- a CDS encoding PIG-L deacetylase family protein, which produces MSKILVLAAHPDDEILGLGGTVRKHANLGDDVQCVILGEGITSRAEKREKGDKNAVDDIKKQALRAAEIIGFKKVFFFKFSG; this is translated from the coding sequence ATGAGTAAGATATTAGTGCTAGCAGCTCATCCCGATGATGAGATACTTGGATTAGGAGGTACAGTCAGAAAACACGCAAACTTAGGTGATGATGTACAATGTGTTATATTAGGTGAAGGAATTACGTCTAGGGCAGAGAAAAGAGAAAAAGGGGATAAGAATGCTGTTGATGATATTAAAAAACAAGCACTTAGAGCAGCAGAGATAATTGGTTTTAAAAAAGTATTTTTTTTCAAATTTTCCGGATAA
- a CDS encoding formyltransferase family protein, whose translation MLNITLLCDNPDSWIVPYLLQLKDEIQKRGHLVSFINNYKDIKKGDIACFLGCEKIIPLEYLSLNRNNLVVHESDLPKGKGWSPLTWMILEGKNRIPITLFEAAKNVDSGDIYLQDYIELDGTELLSEIKHLQGKKTNELILKFIDNYSKMQGKPQEGEESFYRKRTPKDSELDINKTIDEQFNLLRVVDNEKYPAFFYKNGHKYILKIYKDK comes from the coding sequence ATGTTAAATATAACTTTATTATGTGATAATCCAGATAGTTGGATTGTACCATATTTGCTTCAGTTAAAGGATGAGATACAAAAGAGAGGTCATTTGGTTAGTTTTATTAATAATTATAAAGATATTAAAAAAGGTGATATTGCTTGTTTTTTGGGGTGTGAAAAAATTATTCCTCTAGAGTATTTAAGTTTAAATAGAAACAATTTGGTGGTGCATGAAAGTGATTTACCAAAAGGAAAGGGATGGAGTCCTCTGACATGGATGATTTTAGAGGGAAAGAACAGAATACCCATTACTTTATTTGAAGCTGCTAAAAATGTTGATTCGGGGGATATTTATTTACAGGACTATATTGAGTTAGATGGAACAGAATTGTTGTCAGAAATAAAGCATTTGCAAGGAAAGAAAACAAATGAGTTAATCTTGAAATTCATTGATAATTATTCTAAAATGCAAGGAAAACCACAGGAAGGAGAAGAAAGTTTCTATAGAAAAAGAACTCCTAAAGATAGTGAATTAGATATAAATAAGACTATAGATGAACAATTTAATTTATTAAGAGTTGTAGATAATGAAAAATACCCGGCTTTTTTTTACAAGAATGGGCATAAATACATACTAAAAATATATAAGGACAAATGA
- the pseB gene encoding UDP-N-acetylglucosamine 4,6-dehydratase (inverting), with translation MLDNASILITGGTGSFGKKFIEMIFKKYNPRRVVVYSRDEYKQFVVRNMFSRKLTSEQMSKLRFFIGDVRDKDRLYRAFKDIDYVIHAAAMKQVPVCEYNPFEAIKTNIHGAQNVIDAALDRGVKKVVALSTDKAVNPINLYGGTKLVSDKLFTAANAYSGEKGTVFSVVRYGNVAGSRGSVIPFFKSCIEKGEKELPITDFRMTRFWITLEEGVELVFKAIRESKGGETYVSKIPSFKVVDLAKAISPECELKEVGIREGEKLHEVMITKDDSRNAFEYEKHYIVYPNFDWWSKDKHFKNGGKRIEDGFEYNSGTNKEWLSVEDLRKRLELLNIED, from the coding sequence ATGTTAGATAACGCTTCTATATTAATTACAGGTGGAACAGGTTCTTTTGGAAAAAAGTTTATTGAAATGATTTTCAAAAAATACAATCCACGCAGAGTAGTTGTTTATTCCAGAGATGAATATAAACAGTTTGTAGTTAGAAATATGTTTAGTAGAAAATTAACGTCAGAACAAATGTCAAAGCTCAGGTTTTTCATTGGGGATGTAAGAGATAAAGACCGTTTATACAGAGCTTTTAAAGATATAGACTATGTAATCCACGCAGCAGCTATGAAACAAGTACCGGTATGCGAATATAATCCTTTTGAAGCTATAAAAACAAATATACACGGTGCTCAAAATGTGATTGATGCAGCACTTGACAGAGGAGTAAAGAAAGTTGTTGCTTTATCTACAGACAAAGCTGTAAATCCTATAAACCTTTATGGGGGAACAAAGCTTGTATCTGATAAGTTATTCACTGCTGCCAATGCCTATTCAGGAGAAAAAGGAACTGTGTTTTCAGTTGTACGCTATGGAAATGTTGCAGGAAGCAGAGGATCTGTAATTCCGTTTTTTAAATCATGTATTGAAAAAGGAGAAAAAGAACTTCCAATAACGGATTTTCGTATGACACGTTTTTGGATTACTTTGGAAGAGGGAGTTGAACTTGTTTTTAAAGCAATCAGAGAATCAAAAGGTGGAGAAACATATGTATCAAAAATACCATCTTTTAAAGTTGTAGATTTGGCTAAAGCTATTTCTCCGGAGTGTGAGTTGAAAGAAGTTGGCATAAGAGAAGGAGAAAAGCTTCACGAAGTTATGATTACAAAGGATGACAGCAGAAATGCTTTTGAATATGAAAAACATTATATAGTATATCCTAATTTTGATTGGTGGTCTAAAGATAAGCATTTTAAAAATGGTGGGAAAAGAATTGAAGACGGGTTTGAATATAATTCCGGAACAAATAAAGAATGGCTAAGCGTTGAGGATTTGAGAAAAAGGCTAGAGTTATTAAATATTGAAGATTAA
- a CDS encoding formyltransferase family protein, with protein MNIIIATIKSWNIKNANRFKKNNKDKYNAFIITNKNDLTLEVVKKLNPKIIFFPHWSWIIPDDIFKNYTCVVFHMTDLPYGRGGSPLQNLIERGHKSTKISAIRVDGGIDTGDIFLKKHLDLYGTAEEIFIRASNIIFNEMIPEILEKKPLPQKQEGEVVEFKRRKPEQSEIHADFSLGKIYDYIRMLDAEGYPKAFIKFGNYRLEFSRSSLKNDRIIADVEIIVDGEENE; from the coding sequence ATGAACATAATTATTGCCACTATAAAATCATGGAACATTAAAAATGCAAACCGTTTTAAAAAAAATAATAAAGATAAATATAATGCATTTATTATTACAAATAAAAATGACCTGACTTTAGAAGTGGTAAAAAAATTAAACCCTAAGATTATTTTTTTCCCACATTGGTCTTGGATTATTCCAGATGATATTTTTAAAAATTATACTTGTGTAGTTTTTCACATGACTGATTTACCTTATGGGAGAGGCGGGAGCCCATTGCAAAATCTTATTGAAAGAGGACATAAAAGCACGAAAATATCTGCCATACGAGTAGATGGAGGAATAGATACAGGGGACATATTTTTAAAAAAGCACCTTGATTTATATGGTACAGCTGAAGAAATTTTTATACGGGCTTCTAACATAATATTTAATGAAATGATTCCGGAGATTCTTGAAAAAAAACCTTTACCTCAAAAGCAAGAAGGAGAAGTTGTAGAGTTTAAAAGAAGAAAACCTGAACAAAGCGAAATACATGCTGATTTTAGCCTGGGAAAAATATATGATTACATTAGAATGCTTGATGCAGAAGGATATCCAAAAGCATTTATAAAGTTTGGGAATTACCGACTGGAGTTTTCAAGGTCATCTTTAAAAAATGATAGGATTATTGCTGATGTTGAAATTATTGTGGATGGTGAAGAAAATGAGTAA
- a CDS encoding PIG-L deacetylase family protein → MVLKKYFFSNFPDNRFDSIDLLDIIKEVEKYIMEIQPEIIYTHHYGDLNIDHRRTFEAVITATRPLEGCCVKEVYCFETPSSTEWNFEYGSNTFKPNVFVDIEDTIDEKLKAMECYKSEIREYPHPRSLKALEIIAARWGTVVGKTYVEAFELIRKVV, encoded by the coding sequence TTGGTTTTAAAAAAGTATTTTTTTTCAAATTTTCCGGATAATAGATTTGATTCAATAGATTTACTAGACATTATAAAAGAAGTAGAAAAATATATAATGGAAATACAGCCTGAAATAATATATACACATCATTATGGAGACTTAAATATTGACCATAGGAGAACTTTTGAGGCAGTTATTACAGCTACAAGACCTTTAGAGGGTTGTTGTGTGAAAGAAGTATATTGTTTTGAGACACCTTCTTCTACAGAATGGAACTTTGAGTATGGAAGTAATACTTTTAAGCCTAATGTTTTTGTGGATATAGAGGATACTATAGATGAAAAACTTAAAGCTATGGAATGTTATAAATCAGAAATAAGGGAATATCCTCATCCAAGGTCTTTAAAAGCACTTGAAATAATAGCTGCTAGATGGGGAACAGTAGTTGGTAAAACTTATGTAGAGGCTTTTGAACTTATTAGAAAAGTGGTGTAA
- the fliW gene encoding flagellar assembly protein FliW — MLLKTKHFGEINIDEKKIINFEDGIPGFENEKRFIVLYEGDDKSPFRWMQSIDNPDLAFAMVDPIMIVPDYDGEIPKEAVEKLEIEKPEDIMVLSIVVVREEVEKISMNLKAPIIINTKNNKGMQVILDTDRYSVRHYIVDELQRQEVKIGAGVDTEEKRVYSGRR; from the coding sequence ATGCTTTTAAAAACAAAACATTTTGGAGAAATTAATATTGATGAGAAGAAGATAATAAACTTTGAAGACGGTATACCAGGGTTTGAAAATGAAAAGCGGTTTATCGTCCTGTATGAGGGAGATGACAAATCCCCTTTCAGGTGGATGCAGAGCATTGACAACCCTGACTTAGCCTTTGCAATGGTAGACCCTATCATGATTGTCCCTGATTATGACGGTGAAATACCAAAGGAGGCTGTGGAGAAGCTTGAAATAGAAAAACCGGAGGATATAATGGTACTATCCATAGTGGTTGTAAGGGAAGAAGTTGAAAAAATCAGTATGAACCTTAAAGCACCTATTATTATCAATACAAAAAATAATAAAGGTATGCAGGTTATTCTTGACACAGACAGATATTCTGTGAGACACTATATTGTAGATGAACTGCAAAGACAGGAGGTAAAAATAGGTGCTGGTGTTGACACGGAAGAGAAACGAGTCTATAGTGGTAGGCGATAA
- a CDS encoding flagellin N-terminal helical domain-containing protein codes for MRINNNLMAINTHRQLGITNTASSKSMEKLSSGFRINRAGDDAAGLAISEKMRGQIRGLTQASRNAQDTISLIQTAEGALTESHAILQRMRELAVQAANDTNTDSDRKELQNEVKQLISELDRIGNTTEFNTKKLLDGSAKGVKEAVDGSMRINNNSALTLNVGTSALATIKESTLVDGAYMIIKVDHKTGNNGTAEFAATNYKVIGPDGKETTEITFTADGGGITFGSSMVDVTGGVTINLATGLTLHENMKVGESITFVFSAAEEASDALDDSIMAQIGANAGQTAFISIGDMRAAALGVDEIDISSKFGAQVAIETVNNALEKVSTQRSALGAMQNRLEHTIKNLDTSAENLQASESRIRDVDMAKEMMEFTKQNILQQAAQAMLAQANQAPQGVLQLLR; via the coding sequence ATGCGTATCAACAATAACCTAATGGCTATTAACACACACAGACAACTAGGAATCACAAATACTGCAAGTTCAAAATCAATGGAAAAGTTATCATCAGGGTTTAGAATTAACCGTGCTGGTGATGACGCTGCAGGTCTTGCAATTTCTGAAAAAATGAGAGGTCAAATAAGAGGTCTTACTCAAGCATCAAGAAATGCTCAAGACACAATATCATTAATCCAAACAGCAGAGGGAGCATTGACAGAATCTCATGCGATCCTTCAAAGAATGAGAGAACTAGCGGTACAGGCTGCGAACGATACAAACACAGACTCAGACAGAAAAGAACTTCAAAATGAGGTTAAGCAGCTTATTTCTGAGTTGGATAGAATAGGTAACACAACTGAATTTAACACCAAGAAGCTTTTAGATGGCTCAGCTAAAGGTGTTAAAGAAGCAGTTGATGGAAGTATGAGGATTAATAATAACTCAGCACTTACTTTGAATGTGGGCACTAGTGCACTTGCTACGATCAAAGAGAGCACACTAGTTGATGGTGCGTATATGATTATTAAAGTAGATCATAAAACAGGTAATAATGGAACTGCTGAATTTGCAGCTACTAATTACAAGGTAATTGGTCCAGATGGAAAAGAAACAACAGAAATTACATTTACAGCTGATGGAGGTGGCATTACATTTGGTTCAAGCATGGTAGATGTTACTGGCGGTGTTACTATTAACCTTGCTACTGGTCTCACATTACATGAAAATATGAAAGTTGGAGAGAGTATTACCTTTGTATTCAGTGCAGCTGAAGAAGCATCAGATGCATTAGACGATTCAATAATGGCACAAATAGGTGCTAATGCAGGTCAAACAGCATTTATATCAATTGGTGATATGAGAGCGGCTGCATTAGGTGTTGATGAAATAGACATATCCAGTAAATTTGGAGCACAAGTAGCTATAGAAACAGTTAATAATGCACTTGAAAAGGTATCTACTCAAAGATCTGCACTAGGTGCTATGCAAAACCGTCTGGAGCATACAATTAAAAACTTAGACACGTCTGCTGAAAACTTGCAAGCATCTGAATCAAGAATCAGAGACGTAGACATGGCTAAGGAAATGATGGAATTTACAAAACAAAACATATTACAGCAGGCAGCTCAAGCGATGCTTGCACAAGCAAACCAAGCTCCTCAAGGTGTGCTACAGTTATTAAGATAA
- a CDS encoding DUF6470 family protein, whose amino-acid sequence MDIRITTTDAKIGIETINARLERKSNPARMEIRQKQALLEIETEKPKIKIDQYEAFASAGRKNNLDLAVEIAQVGYQRVMEYIAEKAEEGDRLAAIHIKEDPIVEFGEKAVYVQQREFNIDFIPKARPKITVEEGEVKVELAGGPNAFFDKVKINFVPHTYDTKYIPGKVNIYMIQYPSVEIEYVGNNIDQYV is encoded by the coding sequence ATGGATATCAGAATTACCACCACTGATGCTAAAATTGGCATAGAGACAATAAATGCAAGGCTTGAAAGGAAAAGCAATCCTGCCAGGATGGAAATCAGGCAAAAGCAAGCCCTATTGGAAATAGAGACAGAGAAGCCAAAGATAAAAATAGATCAGTATGAGGCATTTGCAAGTGCCGGGCGGAAAAACAATTTGGATCTGGCAGTGGAAATTGCCCAGGTGGGATATCAAAGGGTTATGGAGTACATTGCAGAAAAAGCGGAAGAAGGTGACAGGTTAGCTGCAATACATATAAAAGAAGACCCTATTGTTGAATTTGGAGAAAAGGCTGTGTATGTCCAACAAAGGGAATTTAACATAGACTTTATTCCGAAGGCAAGACCCAAAATAACAGTTGAAGAAGGAGAAGTGAAGGTAGAACTTGCCGGAGGACCAAATGCCTTTTTTGACAAAGTAAAAATAAATTTTGTACCCCACACTTACGATACAAAGTATATACCGGGAAAGGTTAATATATATATGATCCAATATCCTTCTGTGGAAATAGAGTATGTAGGGAACAATATAGATCAATATGTGTAA